GTACTGGCTTCGCGGGCTACGATGATGGGGTCGGTTCCGGGCGTAAAGACCAGCAATTGCCCAACGCCGTAGGTCCGCCCGTTTACTTCCACGCTGCCTTTGGCGACGTAAGCGCCCCGTTCCGGGTAGCCCTGCGGCAAGCCGAAGCGCGCACCGGGCTGAAGAACAACGTGCACGTAAAACAAGGGAGAATGCGTTTTAACGTCGTTTTGCAACCCGAAAGCATTTCCCGCAATAAGGCGCAGCCAGACGCCTTTGTCGGTGAAAATGGGCAGTTCGTGCGGCTGGTAATTCTCGAAGGTCGGTATGCTTTCCTCGGCGGCTTCGGGCAGGGCCACCCAGGTCTGAATCATTTCCAGCGATCCGCCCGCCAGCATGGCCGGGTCCTCAAACCGTTCGGAGTGAGCAATTCCCCGCCCCGCCGTCATCCAGTTGACTTCCCCGGGGCGGATTACCTGACGAACCCCCAGGCTGTCGCGGTGGGTAACCTGCCCGTCGAACAGATAACTGACCGTCGACAGACCGATGTGCGGATGGGGCAGCACGTCCATGCTCGGCGCCTGTTCCGCCGAAAAACTCACCGGACCGCCGTGATCCATGAAAATAAACGGCCCAAGCATCCGGCGCAGCCGGTACGGCAGAATCCGGCGGACGTTAAAACCGTTTCCAAGAGAAGCCGACCGGGCATCGATGATCTGATCTAACATACAAGAGGTTGGTTCAGCAGTGAGCGTTTGAGTAAGACTAAGGTAGGCAAACGGATTCTTTCCCGGCGTAATTTAGACACAAAAACGTATATTGTCCTCCTCCACCTACCTCCTGACGTATGTTCACTACCAAACGCGTTCCATTCACTATTCTGTTTCCATTTACCTGGCGGGCTGTTCTGCTTTTTCTGAGTTATTCCTTCCTGATCTGTTTTCTTTACGATGAAATGGACTGGAAGTTCCTTGCCATTCCGTTTGTTCCCGTCGCCACGATCGGTACGGCGGTGGCTTTCTACGTCGGCTTCAAAAACAATTCATCGTACGACCGGCTCTGGGAAGCCCGTCGGATCTGGGGCAGCATCACCAACGCCAGCCGGTCGTGGGCCATCATGGTTCTGGATTACATCTCTACCCAGCACTCGGCTCATACGCTGACGGACAGCGAGTTGCAGCAGATTCGAAAAGACCTGATTTACCGGCATCTGGCGTATATCACGGCGCTGCGGGTGCAGCTTCGCCAGAAACCGGTTTGGGAGCTGCACCACAACCCGGCGCACGAAGTCGTTGAGCGCATTGAGGCCTTCCGGCAGTGCAGTCTGGACAAGGAGCTGAGCCGGTTTTTACCGCTGAACGAAATCGAAAGCCTGATCCGTCACCCCAATCCAGCCACGTTTCTGATGCGCCAGCAGTCGGCCCAGCTCCGGGACCTGCGCGAAAACGGTCTGCTCAGCGACTTTCACCACGTTGATCTGGAGCGGATGCTGGTCGAATTTTACAACCAGCAGGGGGCCTGCGAACGCATCAAATCCTTTCCGTTTCCCCGCCAGTACGCCTTTTTCAGTTACGTTTTTACCTGGCTGTTCATCTTCGTGCTGCCCTACGGTCTACTAACCGAAATGGCAAAAGTGGGCAACTGGCACGTCTGGCTGACGGTACCGTTTTTCACCATCATCGCCTGGATTTTCAACACGATGGAAATTGTGGGCGACACCAGCGAAAACCCGTTTGAAAACAGCATCAACGACGTTCCGATGACGGCCATCTGCCGCAACATCGAAATCGACCTGCGCGACATGCTCGCGGAAACCGATTTACCCAAACGCGTTCAGGCCATCAATAACATTCTGATGTAACAGCAAAAAACCCGGCGATTGCCGGGTTTTGCACAAAGCAGTTGGCTTTATTTGGGATGGCCGTACGGCACATTGATATCCATTTTGCCTTTCCATTTCTTCGGAATCGGCTTGTTCAGCGCCCAGTGAATGCTGTTGACCACCAGATGCTGGAACGATTCAACCTGAAAATCTTCCGGGTGTCCCATCGTCGTCATGAACGCCCGGCCGCCCCACTGGTTTTTCCAGGTCCAGGCCACGGGGTTCTCAATCGCGGCTTTGTCGGCGTTAACGGATTTGCCCATCAGCAGGGGCGTTGATCCCTGGGCCGGATAATTGGGCTTGACGCGGTAGAGCCAGGAGGCAACGTGGAACGACGGCGCTACCCCGTTCAGAATCGGGTTCTTGGCCGCTTCCGGAACGATCGTTACGTCGGTGGTGCTGTTGTGGCCGTAGTGCGTGTGTTTGGCCGCGCCCCCCCAGCCCGGCGGACTCCCAAACGCAAACTCACCGAAGGCGTTCCAGCGTTGGCGGGGATCTCCCTCGGGGTAGTTAAAGGCGTGCGTAGTGGTCCGGAAACCGACCACGGGTTTGCCGGATTTCAGGTATTCGTCAATGTAATCCAACTGTTCCTGCGGAAGCAACCGCCAGCGCAGGTAAAAAACTGCCAGATCAGCTTCGCGCAGAGCTTCCAGACCGGGAATGTCTTTCTCCCCGGCGTAGTCGGGCACGGATTTCAGAACCTTCGTCCGCATTCCGTAATTTTTTTCGAGTTCGGCAGCCAGCAACGGCAAGGTTAGTTCGCTGCTGTATTCGTGGTCGCCCGTGACAAAAACAACGTACGGTTTGTCAGCCTTGGCGGAAAGAGAGGTCAGACTGTTGGCGAGGGCTTCGTTTCCGGTCAGACCCAGCAGGCCGGAAAAGCCCAGCAAGCCGGAGGTCTGTTGCAAAAAAGCTCTGCGTTTGGTTTTCATGAAGCGTCGGTTTGGGGTCACGGAAAATTTCTACTACGTAAGTCGAACGAGCGCCGAATATACCCATAAATTTATTGGAAACTCATTTTTAGCGCGGTATTGCGGGTTTGAAACAAACCCCGGCGGGAGCAACCGAATGAGCGTTGCGCACTCAGGTCGCTCCTGCCGGAGTTCAGATCACGAAACCTTAGTAACCCGGATTCTGAACCAGCTTGTTGCTGTTCCGGATTTCGGCCGTGGGAATCGGAAACAGCAACTCGCGCTCTTTCAGAACCGGGCCGTACGAAAACTTGTGACCGACGTAGTTTTCAAAGCTCTTCGTGGTTACGTTGAACGCTTTCCGGAGCCGGACCATGTCAAACCAGGTTTTGTTTTCAAAGCTCAGTTCATACCAGCGTTCTCTCCAGACCGCTTCCCGCAACTGCTCCTTGGTCAGCCCGGTCAGGTTGGGCAGGTTCGCCCGCCGACGGATTTTGTTGACGGCTTCGTAGGCTTCCGGTGTGGGGCCGCTCACCTCGTTCTGGGCTTCGGCATAGATGAGCAAAATCTCCGCGTAGCGCATCAGCGGCCAGTTCAGATCGCTGCTGGTGGTGGTTAGCTGAGCCGCTGTGTCGAAATGCTTGTAGATGTAATACCCACCCAGATCAACGGTTTGGGAGCGGTTATCGCTCAGCGTGTAAGTCCGGTAGTAAAACTGCTTCTCTTCGGCCCGCTTGTCGCCTTTTTCGTACGATTCAACGAATTCTTTGTTGGCGAAAATAGCCCCGGTTTCATCGGAATAGGCCGAAATTCCCTGGTTGTAGGGAATGATGGACGTTTGCCAGTTGGACGGTTGAATGTTGGCGGCAAACTGAACCATAAAGATGTTTTCGCCCGTGTTCTTCTTGCTCGGGTCGTGCAGATCATCGTACGACGGGAACAGGCTGTACTGGTTGGACGTAATCACTTCGTTAGCCTTGTCGGCGGCTTTCTTGTAGTAGTCCGCCCCTTTTTGCAGCGGATACCCGGCCATGGTCAGGTACACACTCGCCAGCAGCGACTTCACCGCCCCCAGCGACACCCGACCGCTTTTGTCCAGGTACGGCAGTCCGGAGGCTTCGGCTTCGGTCAGATCGGCAACGATTAAATTGTAAACGGCTTCTTCCGTGGCGGCTTCCGGATACAAGTTTTCCGACGTTAATCCGACGGGCTCGGTAATGAGCGGAACTTTACCGAAAATCCGGACCAGGTTGTAATAATACCAGGCCCGCAGAAACCGGGCTTCGCCCAGGACCTTCTTCTTGGCGGTTTCATCCATCGAAATACCCGGAATTTTGGCAATGGCCAGGTTGGCGTTTCCGATGCCTTTGTAGCTGCTGACCCAGTACACCCGACCGTATTCGTTATCCGAGTTGTTGACCAGGTTGCGCACGAAGATGCTGTTGACGGCCTGCCCTAGCTCGGTGTTGGCCAGCCCGGTCGCAAACTCGAGCATCATCCAGGGCGCTCCGCCAAAACCGCCCCCGGTGGTGGTTTTCAGAGCGTCGTAAATGGAATTGACGGCGCTGGTCGCGTGTTCGGGTTTGGTAAAATAGTTCTCGACCGTGAAGTTAGACTGGTCGGATTCTTCCAGAAAGTCGGAACAACTGGCCCCGCTCAGCATCAGGGCCGTGCAAAGCATCCATTGTCCAACGGTTTTTAGGTTTCGTTTCATCGTGATGACAGGTTAGGGGGGGGTTAAAGACCAATGTTCAGACCGACCATAAACACGCGCGGTTTCGGATAATCGTACAGCGCAACTCCCTGGTCGAAGGCGTTGCCGGTGGTCGATACTTCCGGATCATAACCCGGATACTTGGTGCTCAGGAAAAAGTTCTGCACCGACGCGTAAGCCCGCAACCGGTTCAGCTTCAACTTGCTGACGGTTTGAGACGGGAACGTGTACGCAAACAGTAGGTTCCGGCCCCGCAGGAAGGAACCGTCTTTGACGCGGTGCGTATCTTCGTTGGTGTTGTAGCCAGCGGATACGGGGCGCAACTGAGCGATGGGCGTATTCTGATTTTCGGGCGTCCAGGCGTTCAGTACGGTTTTGAAGCTGTTAGCAATCCCGGTGCGGTCTTCGGCGGAGTGTTCGCTGCGGTACAGCACGTCATTGCCGGTCATAAACTGCAAATCCACCGTCAAATCGAAGTTTTTGTACTTAAACGTGTTCAGGAACGTACCAAACATATCGGGAATTCCTTTCCCAATGATCACGCGGTCTTTGTCGTTGATGACCCCGTCCTGGTTCACATCCTGGTACTTCACATCGCCCGGCCGTTTCAGGTATTTGGTCGCTTCCGACTCTTCCGAGGTGCTCCAGGTTCCCTGGTGAACGAAACCGAAGAACGAGCCCACCGGCTGCCCTTCCCGCACGACCGTTGAACCCACAAAAATGTCGGAGCCGCCGGTCAGGGCAATTACTTTGTTTTTGTTGTACGAAATATTGAAGGTCGTATTCCAGGAAAAACTACCCGCGTTGACGTTGACGGTGTTCAGGGCAAGCTCGATTCCCCGGTTTTCCATGCTGCCGACGTTTTTGGAAACCGTTTCATAACCACTGCTGTACGGCACGGGTGCGCTCAAGAGCATGTCGGTTGTCAGTTTGCGGTACACATCGAGTTCGACCGCAATCCGGTTCTGGAACAGGCCCAGTTCAATACCGGCGTCGACCTGGTGGGTTTTTTCCCAGCGCAGGTCCGGATTCGCCAGCCGCCCCATTCCGATACCGATGGCCCGTGCTCCGCCGAAGATCACCGAATAGTTGCCCATACCGGCCAGAGCCTGATACGCCGTGATTTCGGAGTTACCCGTTACCCCGTAGCTGGCCCGGACTTTCAGGTTCGAGATGGCCGGAATGTCTTTCATGAAATCCTCCTCAGCCACGCGCCAGGCTAGGGCCGCCGACGGGAAGAAGGCGTAGCGGTTTTCGGAACCAAATTTGGACGAACCGTCAATCCGACCGGTCAGCGTCAGCAAATACTTGTCTTTCAAACCGTAGTTGACCCGGCCGAAGTACGAGTTCAGACCGTACGCCACCGCTGATGAACTCGGAGCCTGCGGGTTGGAGCCAGCTCCGAGGTTGTTGAACAGGAAGTAGTCGTCCTGAAAATTCTGGGTTGACGCGGCCGCCGTAAACCGGTCGACGTGCTGCCAGGAAAGCCCCAGAAGCCCCGTAAACGAGTGGATGTTGTTGAACTGGCGGTTGTAGGTCAGGTAATTTTCAAATTGCCAGGAGTTGTGCCGTTCGTTGGTGACGCTGGCAATCCCGTTCTGGTTGCGGGAGATGTAATTGAGCGTGCGGCCGCTGTAGAGATCAATCCGCTGGTTGATGATGTTGGCCCCGACGGTGGTGCGCAGTTCCAGTCCTTTCGCCAGGTTGAGGTTGGCATACACGTTGCCGAGCAGGGTCTGGGTTTTGATGTAATTCAGCCGCTCTTTCAGGATGTTGATCGGGTTGCCGCCCCCTTCCATACCGGGGTAGTCTTCGTTGCCGCCCCAGCGCCCGTTTGGGTATTTGACGGGAATGATGGGCAGCGCTTCCAGCACCTGGCGCATGGCAATAATACCGCCCGCGCCCAGCGGATCGATCTGGTTCTCGTTCTGATCGTTGTAGCTCAGGCTCCCGCCCACTTTCAACCAGTTTTTGAGCTGGCTGTCGAACACAAACCGGCCAGAATACCGTTTCAGCCACGATTCCTTCACCAGACCGTTTTCGTTGCGGTAGCCAAGGTAAACCCCGTAGCTGTCGTTGGCGTTGCCGCCGGAAAACGAGAGCTGGTGGTTTTGCGTGAAGGCTTGCTGGAAAGCCTCGTCCTGCCAGTCGGTGTCGTACAGGGGCTTTCCGTTGGCGTCGAACAGCAGCGGATTGGTGCGCTTGGTTTTCGGGTCTTTGTATTTACCGCCCGCCCAGCCAACGGGATCGTATTTCTGGGCATTCTGGTAGGCAATGTCTTCGACTCTTAAAAACTCTTCGGAGTTCAGCAATTCCAGCTTACGGGGCAACACGCCAATGCTCAGGTCGGTGTCGTACGTTACGCGGCCGCCGGTCTGGCTACCCCGCTTGGTGGTTACCAGGATAACGCCGTTGGCGCCCCGGGCACCGTAAATGGCTGTGGCCGACGCATCTTTCAGGACTTCAATACTTGCAATGTCGTTCGGATTGATGTAGTCAATGGGCGTACTTCCGTTGGTCAGGCCGCTGGCGTTCAGGATAACCCCGTCGATAACGTACAGGGGGTTGTTGGCCACACTCACCGACGTATTTCCCCGAATCCGGATGTTGGCCCGTCCGCCCGGGCGACCCGAGTTGACCGAAACGTTCACCCCCGTAATTCGGCCCGAAAGCCCCTGGTTCAGCGAAGCCGCCGGGCGCTCCTGCAGAACTTCGGCTTTAACCGTTCCGACGGCCCCCGTTAAATCCGATT
This Larkinella insperata DNA region includes the following protein-coding sequences:
- a CDS encoding pirin family protein, whose amino-acid sequence is MLDQIIDARSASLGNGFNVRRILPYRLRRMLGPFIFMDHGGPVSFSAEQAPSMDVLPHPHIGLSTVSYLFDGQVTHRDSLGVRQVIRPGEVNWMTAGRGIAHSERFEDPAMLAGGSLEMIQTWVALPEAAEESIPTFENYQPHELPIFTDKGVWLRLIAGNAFGLQNDVKTHSPLFYVHVVLQPGARFGLPQGYPERGAYVAKGSVEVNGRTYGVGQLLVFTPGTDPIIVAREASTLMLLGGEPLGERFIWWNFVSSRKDRIEQAKADWQAGRIALPPNDDKEFVPLPEDHSRPAGSSPSPQAFS
- a CDS encoding SusC/RagA family TonB-linked outer membrane protein yields the protein MTNSIKKVSKTGLLLTLLLLNFQPGWAQSDLLASNPQQRNRRVFARAPRQLKEVLTELKTRYRVDILFEVQAVEGVSVTGEPIRPDVSLEKNLSALLRPIGFRYKKVNASSYLVISERKSPRTAGLDASLSMAQLVAQASTGAEKLPEATGAPTAVMVVEKNISGSVKSETGEPLPGVSVVVKNTTRGTSTDGEGNYKLNVPDDATTLVFSFVGYLNQEVNIGSRTTINVQLAPDQKTLNEVVVVGYGVQKKSDLTGAVGTVKAEVLQERPAASLNQGLSGRITGVNVSVNSGRPGGRANIRIRGNTSVSVANNPLYVIDGVILNASGLTNGSTPIDYINPNDIASIEVLKDASATAIYGARGANGVILVTTKRGSQTGGRVTYDTDLSIGVLPRKLELLNSEEFLRVEDIAYQNAQKYDPVGWAGGKYKDPKTKRTNPLLFDANGKPLYDTDWQDEAFQQAFTQNHQLSFSGGNANDSYGVYLGYRNENGLVKESWLKRYSGRFVFDSQLKNWLKVGGSLSYNDQNENQIDPLGAGGIIAMRQVLEALPIIPVKYPNGRWGGNEDYPGMEGGGNPINILKERLNYIKTQTLLGNVYANLNLAKGLELRTTVGANIINQRIDLYSGRTLNYISRNQNGIASVTNERHNSWQFENYLTYNRQFNNIHSFTGLLGLSWQHVDRFTAAASTQNFQDDYFLFNNLGAGSNPQAPSSSAVAYGLNSYFGRVNYGLKDKYLLTLTGRIDGSSKFGSENRYAFFPSAALAWRVAEEDFMKDIPAISNLKVRASYGVTGNSEITAYQALAGMGNYSVIFGGARAIGIGMGRLANPDLRWEKTHQVDAGIELGLFQNRIAVELDVYRKLTTDMLLSAPVPYSSGYETVSKNVGSMENRGIELALNTVNVNAGSFSWNTTFNISYNKNKVIALTGGSDIFVGSTVVREGQPVGSFFGFVHQGTWSTSEESEATKYLKRPGDVKYQDVNQDGVINDKDRVIIGKGIPDMFGTFLNTFKYKNFDLTVDLQFMTGNDVLYRSEHSAEDRTGIANSFKTVLNAWTPENQNTPIAQLRPVSAGYNTNEDTHRVKDGSFLRGRNLLFAYTFPSQTVSKLKLNRLRAYASVQNFFLSTKYPGYDPEVSTTGNAFDQGVALYDYPKPRVFMVGLNIGL
- a CDS encoding ThuA domain-containing protein, with product MKTKRRAFLQQTSGLLGFSGLLGLTGNEALANSLTSLSAKADKPYVVFVTGDHEYSSELTLPLLAAELEKNYGMRTKVLKSVPDYAGEKDIPGLEALREADLAVFYLRWRLLPQEQLDYIDEYLKSGKPVVGFRTTTHAFNYPEGDPRQRWNAFGEFAFGSPPGWGGAAKHTHYGHNSTTDVTIVPEAAKNPILNGVAPSFHVASWLYRVKPNYPAQGSTPLLMGKSVNADKAAIENPVAWTWKNQWGGRAFMTTMGHPEDFQVESFQHLVVNSIHWALNKPIPKKWKGKMDINVPYGHPK
- a CDS encoding RagB/SusD family nutrient uptake outer membrane protein; the encoded protein is MKRNLKTVGQWMLCTALMLSGASCSDFLEESDQSNFTVENYFTKPEHATSAVNSIYDALKTTTGGGFGGAPWMMLEFATGLANTELGQAVNSIFVRNLVNNSDNEYGRVYWVSSYKGIGNANLAIAKIPGISMDETAKKKVLGEARFLRAWYYYNLVRIFGKVPLITEPVGLTSENLYPEAATEEAVYNLIVADLTEAEASGLPYLDKSGRVSLGAVKSLLASVYLTMAGYPLQKGADYYKKAADKANEVITSNQYSLFPSYDDLHDPSKKNTGENIFMVQFAANIQPSNWQTSIIPYNQGISAYSDETGAIFANKEFVESYEKGDKRAEEKQFYYRTYTLSDNRSQTVDLGGYYIYKHFDTAAQLTTTSSDLNWPLMRYAEILLIYAEAQNEVSGPTPEAYEAVNKIRRRANLPNLTGLTKEQLREAVWRERWYELSFENKTWFDMVRLRKAFNVTTKSFENYVGHKFSYGPVLKERELLFPIPTAEIRNSNKLVQNPGY
- a CDS encoding bestrophin family protein encodes the protein MFTTKRVPFTILFPFTWRAVLLFLSYSFLICFLYDEMDWKFLAIPFVPVATIGTAVAFYVGFKNNSSYDRLWEARRIWGSITNASRSWAIMVLDYISTQHSAHTLTDSELQQIRKDLIYRHLAYITALRVQLRQKPVWELHHNPAHEVVERIEAFRQCSLDKELSRFLPLNEIESLIRHPNPATFLMRQQSAQLRDLRENGLLSDFHHVDLERMLVEFYNQQGACERIKSFPFPRQYAFFSYVFTWLFIFVLPYGLLTEMAKVGNWHVWLTVPFFTIIAWIFNTMEIVGDTSENPFENSINDVPMTAICRNIEIDLRDMLAETDLPKRVQAINNILM